In Comamonadaceae bacterium OS-1, a single window of DNA contains:
- the nudI gene encoding nucleoside triphosphatase NudI: protein MTPQPLVADAHRPREGGPDRAIVDVAVGVLVQPNGDFLVTSRPEGKVYAGYWEFPGGKLEAGETVEQALRRELVEELGITIGPAQPWKVELVDYPHSLVRLHFCKVFAWTGELEMREGQTSAWQSLPLQVGPVLPGTVPVLGWLAVERDFSGATY, encoded by the coding sequence ATGACCCCCCAACCTTTGGTTGCCGACGCCCACCGCCCCCGTGAAGGCGGGCCGGACCGTGCCATTGTCGATGTGGCCGTTGGCGTGCTGGTGCAGCCCAATGGCGATTTTCTGGTGACTTCACGGCCCGAGGGCAAGGTCTACGCGGGCTACTGGGAGTTTCCCGGCGGCAAGCTGGAGGCGGGCGAAACCGTAGAGCAGGCCCTGCGCCGCGAGCTGGTGGAGGAGCTGGGCATCACCATCGGCCCCGCCCAGCCCTGGAAGGTGGAGCTGGTGGACTACCCGCACTCCCTGGTAAGGCTGCATTTCTGCAAGGTGTTTGCCTGGACCGGCGAACTGGAAATGCGTGAGGGCCAAACCAGTGCCTGGCAGTCCTTGCCGTTGCAGGTGGGTCCGGTCTTGCCTGGAACCGTGCCCGTGCTGGGCTGGCTGGCCGTGGAACGGGATTTCTCGGGTGCTACATATTAA
- the yacG gene encoding DNA gyrase inhibitor YacG, which produces MTDTPQKWVACPTCKGKSLFAPSNAYRPFCSERCKNIDFGAWASASFSLPADAPPDDQVFGDARLQ; this is translated from the coding sequence ATGACAGACACACCGCAAAAATGGGTCGCCTGCCCCACCTGCAAAGGCAAGAGCCTGTTTGCCCCGAGCAACGCCTACCGTCCGTTTTGCAGTGAGCGCTGCAAAAACATCGACTTCGGTGCCTGGGCCAGCGCCAGCTTCAGCCTGCCCGCCGACGCGCCACCCGATGACCAGGTCTTCGGTGACGCGCGGCTGCAATAA